The DNA sequence CTAAGAACAGAATAAAGAGAATAACGTTTGAAAATTCGCGCCTTTATTGGTCTGCATAGacaaggtaaaaaaataaaaacaaacaaaaacaaaacaaaggattggGTACGTAAGGGAAAGGTGAAGCCAAAAGCGGGAAGCAGTCGAAACAAAACTTCTGTGTTCTGTCACGTGACTAGTCTAACCAAATAAGGAGCTAACATAGTCCCAGTCCTTCTCGCCCACAATGAGTCCCACCATTCCACGCCTTTGTTGAACTTACTTGGTAGTTGTACTCAATGTTCCATTCCGGGAAATTCTCACAAAATACTGGGCATCTGCAGGCGATGCCGATCCCTTCTTGTTGACGAAATACGTGTTAGGGACCCATATGTTTTGACGGATTTCCCCACCAAGTTCGATTTCATCCTTGGGAAAATGATTGCCGTACGCTAATCTAGGGTCTCGCCAGACCTCCCTGTAGTAGAATGACAACTGAAAATCCTaggaaaaaattattaaagaatGTTTTAAAACGCTTTCCACTTGgaattgaacaaaattaaattggACTGCATGGTGCCAGCACCATCAGCGTTCAAGGAGCTCATTCTGACTTTTCGTGATGTTGCAAGAGCATGGATCGTTTTAagcccgagggggggggggactccgcatatgaaaggggtgaggatgctcgtcggaaattttgaattaaacccctaaaggcgaccgatctgggcgtggcccaagctttttttaaccccgaaagagaccatgttaaaacataGACAAAGGAGAAAACTTGGATTttatgaatggagtaaataaaacgaaatttacacccctaagcgagacgacgagtatccccacccctttcatacgCGGAGTCCACCCCCCGGGGTTTTATGCAAGTGATACTtaactttaaaaacatggcgCTATAATCAAATCCGTCTCATACTCACCATCTGGCGCACCTTGAAATTCCCGATGGACAGTAAGTACAGAGAGACAATAACATCTGTGGGTTTGCTATCTACAACAGCAAAACATTGACGCCTGTTAACAGGGTTAAAGCCCTTGTGAATTCACCTTAGTACAAGTGAAAGCTGAGAGGGGCTGATTACAATTCCTCGCTTGGGTTTTTCTTCTGTTCCcaacaagaaaataataatataaattgTACGTAGTGAACAATTGAGCGAACTTTCCTATCATCCCCCGGGcgattgcttttttttaaagctcTCCCCAGCTTTTTTGGTGGAGGGCAATATTTTGAAAAGATTAAACTAATAAAATAGGTAGCCTTATATTAGTTAAGCAAGATGATATAGATAAAATGGAATATGGTGCTCCTCAAATGTACATTTTTACAACTTTGTCAAGGAATGACAGAAAATGTGGCGAACTATATGACCAACATCTATTGTTTTCGCTCATTAGCAGTAGTTTCAGCTAAGAAAAATTTCTCCTAGTTTACATAGccaagaaaaaagaatatttaattCAAACattattcaaaatggcagccGTTTTTGCTTTTACACAAAGGTCAGTTTTACCCAGATAGTCTACAAACTCAGACATTGAAATATGGGGTGATAAGAGGTTTTAAGTATGCTAACGCTCAGTATTCGTACAAAAGAGTAGCATGTTTTTACTTCAAAGGGATTTTTCTCGAAGCACtcatgacgtcatatctcgaaATACCTGATAACAAAAGAACGAGCTCGAACAACttcaaatttttccaaattgtgTCACATGAACGAATATGCACTGTGCTACTTTTACAGTTAAAAGCTGAACCGCAAGTGCAAAGTTgctatatacatgtataaaactTTGAAGCAGGCccaaaatatgtcaaatataTCAGCCTACCGCTAGAGTTCGGCCTGAAAATAGTTAAAGGGACAGGtccacggttcagcgcatgctcattaattaaattacgtttttccaatttattattaattctatcggttaataatcccactcacatgtatctcagcgatctcagagtgtatttcaaagtagaagtgtatttcagagtaacgtGAAGTAgaatggaggagtactaaaatcgcagaaaaattagtggattatgccaacactaccaacgttgaatttattgttgacccaagggttttattccatggttaaTTAAATTTACAGCTATTCCCACCTAAGTTGATCAATTGACTACCATGGGAgcgtgcagattggttctttgacaacattacgacatgatcatattgctttcATAGGCGATACAGCATGTCTCGGCagaaaaatagcattttgattaatgagcatgcgctgaaccgtgaacctgtccctttaagctACGAGACAGTGTAGTTTAGGTAGTACCTTTAATATTCTCAACTCGCACCCTTGAGTCATAGCATTGGAACATGTAATAAAGCAGCTCTGCAGCTGACGTCGTCTTCCATGAGctgtttttgattggctgacgGTGTGATGATGATTCGTTGCCATCGAAACAATACTCAGGGAGCCTGAAACCAAAATTTGAGCAGTCGTTTAAGCTATTCAGTTTAAACTTTGTACTCTGTGGTCAATTATTTTTTGATTAGTACTTAGTGATTACGCGGAGTACTTTCACGAACGCAACGGTCGTATAATAATGTTAAACTAAAGAACAACAAGATCTGTAGAAAAAGATATATACGGTAAAGCTCGATATTGAATGTTACAGATCCGAATTGATCAAAACAACGTTATTTACTTGATTAATTTCATaagtattattatcatttaatttTTGGGAAAAAGAGGATGTACCTGTCTGACGTCACTGCTTCGGATTTCCAGTGGAACTGCAGGAGTATAATTAATACTACCAGAATTGTTCCACATTTTAAACATGAAAACTTTTCCATATTTATCATGAATTTCTTTCTTCCTATTGACCCTGTAGAGATGAAAAGAAAATCACAATGAATATCCTTCTATATAATTTAACTTGTTTTAAAACCTTCAATGAAATCATATTCAAATTTCATATGTCAAAAAAGTGCtaataaaaacgtttttattgaGCTTGTCCCGTGGGCGTGTCACAGGCTACCTATTCTTAAACACCAACTTCTTTAAAATCTATCGTTCAAATCTCCCGTTACAAAACCaaaagttaatatttaataACAGAAACGGACCACCAGATGGCGCTGTAAATCAGATTTGAAATCAGATTTTTGATAGAAAGCAAATGATCCTGGGATTAGTGTGCGTTATGCTATGAAGTGCACTGCATTAAAAGAATAAGTCTTGTGATGATTATTTCAATCATGCATGCTATTTAGGATGGTGTTTATACTTACACACATTGTGCAACGAAGTCTGAATAGTTTTAGATagtatttaaatgaaaaaaggaaacagtgTAGAGAGAGTTGTCAGGAATTCACCTTGGAATAAATCTTAACCTGGTTTTTTAAATAACTGCATGACAAAACCATTGCATCCGATTTGCTAATAGTTTCGAACGTAAACATTCTTTTCTTGCGTGAAATTTAACGAAGAATGGGACGAAATTTATTCAATGTCATTCAATAAATTTTCgcacaaaatatttttactcaGACATTCTAGAGAACAGGTCAGAGTGAATTCCCATCAATCCAACACCACTTATTAGAAGGTAAACGACTTAATGAAAACGTTTGCAAGTGATAAAAAATTAATCATCCATCGGTTCACATCCAAGGTTCAGATCGTTGATTAGTCTTTTCTTCAGTTTCGAACTGAAAATCAGCTTCGCAAATCTAAACTATTCTTGAGAATCATTTTGTACAGACAGAcacttgttttgctttgttattctAAAAATACTAACCACTAAACTGATATTTTGATACAGATTTGGTATCTTTCCATGTTTTGGTCTTGTAAAGTATCGAAGTAAATTATCCAAAATCAGGTACTAGAATTAAACATATTTTGACTTTTTCCGATTCCCCTTTAAAAGAAATAGatcagtttttattgtttttgacTTATTTCAAGTGGTTATGGTTACGTAATTAGTATCGGTAAATCATGAAAAGCCTGCTTACCTTACAGACTATTACAAAATATCCTCAACACGTTATTTTCCAGCAATTGACCCGTCGGTACGTCTTCCGGGTTTTTCATGGTAAAAACACTTCTGTCGGtagagaaaattaaaatgagttgattttgaacaaggtttaatGCACACTGAATGCACAGAAGTACAAAACCGTACTTTCTCTAGATTACAAATGCACtaattagaaatatattttgtaaataatatatAACGATGATAAAACAACACACATAGGGTATCCGACAACCGATAGATTACACAGCAGTACCTCGGTATAATTTGTTCAACTTActttgaaaaaaactaaaataaaaaaaccgaAAACTGCTCTTTTTAGAtccagtttttcactttttgaaaCCTGAGAAACAAACTATGTTTCAACTATAAGCTTACGTAAGGGCATATCTAAATCTGTAATTTTGACAAAGTTaacttttgttttggttttctttcattttcactttccAAGTACCCTGCAACCCGTTGCGGTTTGGCAAGAAATTAAAACTTCAGCTGCGTCTGGGTCTTTGTTTTCCGTAGGAAAAATTAACATTGATCAGATAGCGTAACGAACGTTACCAGAACATCACGACATAGCAAAATACTGGTTTAGTCGCttggttcatttgaatggtcacacacTGGAATTTCAGCCactgactcaaaagttagaaccggtatcttttacagcataataaacagtaacaTAGGAAAGTACTGATTAGTAGCTTTCACCTGAGTGGTCTCACTTTAATAGGATTTCATTCCCAGTCAAAAGTTACAACGACCTTCTACAGCACAATAAACAGTTTGGAAGCTAACAATAAGAAAATTTACCTCTAAATACCAATAAAAGAACTCTGCGCCATTAGCTAAACAGATTGTTCTTTCTTGACAACTCCATTTTACTACTAATCCTATGTTGAGGATTCCTGGTAGAATTTATCGAATTCACTTGCGTTGTGTTAACCACAGCTGCATTTTAGTTCTATatacagttttgattttttcaaaacacaaaTCTACTCCCAGCATGTCTCTTTCTCAAGATAAGTGATAAATATATAATCAAGAACACACGGATATTCAGTTAATAACAAAATGTTTCGGCCATTCAATATGAAAGGCAGATAGGTCGGTCCATTGCAGCTAGAGCTCACGTGACCTGTCTCCAGCCATAAATTATGGGATACAACCCTAAAAATATAAGAAATGGAAAGAACACAAAAAATAGTGGTTCTTACAATTTTCAAGTATTAACTTCTTACAAGAGAGGATAACAGTAAGATTTTTAAGACGGTttaaatgacaaagaaatacGGTGTGTGTCGTTGGAAAAGTCGCTTGTGCCGTCCTTGTGGTCCAGCAATATTCATACAAATTCTTATAATTTTCCACTGAGCCATTCCAACAGCCATAAAATGTTAGGGATGTGTGAAAAACACCTAAAAATAGGCCTTCTTGATCATATAATAATTTTTGTATAAGTAAGATCATGTGACTACTAGCTGTAAGGGGCCAATTAGAGCTGGATTAAGATATTCATTTTCTGTTCCTATTACCttaaaaattcttaattatCTACATTAAAAGAGAATTTGTCAGTAATATATCGTTCCGTTGCTACTTAACTAAACTGTGTGACATGGATTTTTTGCCGAtgggaataaatttgttttaagaCATCTTACAACtactttaattcgaaaaaatgtAAGCTCTAGCCTACCGTAGTTCGCCCAATATCTGAACTGAGAAAAGATATAGAGGCTAtatcttttttctgaaaaaaacatTGGCTTGTCTGCGATTTTCTAATTGTCTTATTGAAGTGAAAGTTTTAACTCTGATCGCTTAAGACAAACATTCAAGACGCTCTGCATGACATGATAAACTGAACGCTCCTGACCTGAATGGGATTTATGGAAATGTCGCGAGAGGCAGCTGGTAACCTCAAAGACGAATTTGTACACCCTTGAATTACCTTTTCGATGAAAGGCGAAAAGATAAAAGATCCAATGTCAATCAGCCTTTCATTCCACTACCTTTTGTCACTAACAAGTATGCACACTCTTAATATCGGAGAAATAAAATGACCCTTCTGGCATTTTGCCAAGGCCACAACGAGAAAGTTACTCAGCCTCAAATCTTAAgtcaaagacaaaaaagttaCAGCTAGCCATGCATGCCACTCGAATCTGACTGAATCAAAATAAGTCGCctaattctttaatttcagcTGACGGTATTCCTTTTTTGAAGTCGAAAGAGCTGATGATAGAGATTTTTGATTATTTGGTGAAAAACATGAATAGGTTACATTAACAGTCATTAGGTCCTGTTTACGACCTGATCAAAGGCTTCATTTACATTTGAAGGGCGGATTACAATATTTAGCTGGTTTTTGAGATTTCAAGATGTCTCATATCGAGGATATTTAGCTTTGCTTTTCTTTAACTCAAGGTCAGATTTTAGTTGTTAAATGTGACAATGACCGCTTAAAAACTTACAGATTCGCTATAGCTATGAAACGCTGGAAATAGCAAATTAATACTTTCTGAGGAATATACAGCAAGAGTTTAGAGGATGAGATATGAtatccaaaaagaaaacattataattaaacataaaaaacTGAATTGAGATATAACTCTAGTACCTAGAGATATCTACTCAATAGTTTCTTGTTCTTTCAAATTACAGTTTACCTTCCCTAGCCAGATTTTGTTCGCTCCTTCATGCAACAGGCCCTGCATAAGATGCGATCCAGTTATACAAAAAATACATCTCCTTTAGTTTCGTATAAGAATGTTAGCCATAATATGATTTCACCACAAATtgataaaagaaatatttgtaAAACTTGAATCGAAAAGTTGTTTTCGCTCTGTGTGAGATAAGCTAAAATATGCCCCAGTTCCATACAAATCAATCTAACACTGAGATTCAGTCGCTTTGCTGATGAATCTCCAATAGAGAAGCATTGAAATCATACCTTCACTACACAGCATGCTTGCAATAGCGCACAGGCTGCCAAATACCAATAATTTGAATGGATTTCACCACAGGTTCCCACTTTTCGATGTAACCGACCGTTTACAATGTACTTTGAAAGTAAATTCAGATTTTTAGAAGTTATCAAATTAAACACAATTTTTACATTGTAAGTTGGGATTTATCCTCTGTACGGATGACACATTTTGCAGCCCAAATTGACAGTCGTTATAAAGGATTTCTTTAAACTTATCAAACACATCGATTGTAATCACGCTATTTAAATATTAATGCCAAATCGACGCTGCTGGAGACCAAGTCAGTTCTTTGGCTATATTTTAGAAAGTCGATTATTACAGACATAAGATTCACTTAAAGTTTTTACAGAGCTGGGCTGGAACTAAGCCCATTAGATAAAGTAACTTAAGAGTAACCTCATCACCGTAAAGTGTATTTATTCAGAATCATATTCTTACTATTTACGCACAATACATATGAATATACAATATGGGTCAGTACAATGATCAAAGAATGGTCGAAAAGGTTCAGTATCCTGATATAGGAATCATAACTGAGGTACCTACCCAAACAATAGCCCATGTTCGATCTAAcctcccacctacccctcccctaagccaacattttgccttaagtgagatgTAAATATTAATGTTGGcttggaaggggggggggggggggaggggacaggtgggcagtttcccagaaaggtaAAATGATCCACTTTAGAGGCTTTcaggtcatttttctatattttgtttggttttctttgtgcaaAAGTCTcgtctgggaattgcgagacaatggagtcgtgaaaaatttgcaattttaaccctaaagcctcggagtcaagTTAAAGTGTTAATATATCGATCGTCGGCTATTATGGCAGTGCGGGCATCGCTCTAAGCCTGGGGGTCGGGAGGGTGAGTCGCTGGAATACACTCAAAATTttattagaaaaataaaatattttcattttttttccggCACTATCGAGGATCGTATGGCTTTTTCGGGATACAGTGgcacctccatgtgcgaccacttCACATAACATCTCCTCTCCCCCCCTCCCGCCCTTCCTCGGCGACCACCTCCCTCTCGTAAGCTATCAGACTGACTTACTGATGGTGACGGTTTTAATAATCTTCAGTTGTGATTACGATTGTGTTTATGGTCATAGCAAAGACTGTAATTTATTCAAATGACGGCAGTTGCCCAATTAACTCAAATAAAGCCATCATCAACGGTTACATTTATTTGACAGAAGGCTTAATACCGATTCCAGTTCTAATAAGATTTTGGAGCCACTGCGACACTACATGTAACACTGCACTGTTCGTTAGAAGGGGTCTGTTTGGGAAAGTAAACAATGTATTTTTAACAATTACTAAAACTGAGTCGATCTTTCGATGGATGAAATCTTTAAGtatgactattcaaatgaataTTACAGagaagtactttcctgtggtgggATTTACTTTGCAGTACAACGCAGTGAAATATGACCACTCAACTGAAAGCTCCAATGTCCGGTAGCGCTCTTAAAAAGTAAAACCATGGTTTTTAGATTCAGGCAAAcctaaaagcaaagctcctaTACGAAAGGTTAAGCTTTTTGAGTTATTCATTtcgaaataaagaaaacaagaaaaagttgaCAGTCAGCACATGGTTTATTAAACCAACTGTGCGATTacatttaacttttttgcctcaAATAATCGCTTGGAGGCGGGTACAGGACTTGCTATTTGCGTCTCTATTTTTAAAGATAATGTCGCGTATTCTTCGAAACCTATAGCAGAACAAATGTGTTTGAAACCAGCAAAATTCTCAATGAATTATATATTTAGACAGAAACTAAACACGGTAAAATAAACTTCTAAGATAACAATAAAACAGAGCAAACAGACCTGTTTCCGTAGACAAAGATTAAGGCTTCTGAATAAATTAgtatttacaaacaaaaaagaaagcttaTTTCCCTGTTTAGTCAAAAGTGATTTTCTAAATACTgttattaaaaatgaaatgtCTCAATACTTTAGAACAGCTTTTTGAACTCCTTtcttttcactgaaaagacagtGTTTCTTAGCCCTATTTTTACATTCGGTAATACCCTACTGTTCTccttaaattttttatttaaaacatgaaacaaaTCTAATTGATAGCTTTTCCCTCCAGAAATAAAGATGTCCTCATGAAATTTCCATAAACAAATACTTTTGGCCAACCATCTATATCCGTACTAATTTTGTATGTTGAGCACCATTGGCAGAAAAGGAGTGTCCGCTTTTTCATTATACTGATCATTTATTTTGCACGTAACTCCATTTCAAGGCATTATCTTGAAGTCTTGGATTTTAACAACTCATTGAGAGTTACTTAAGAAgctgttttggaaaatttaTCACTTTTTTCCGACTTATCTCGACTCAGAGCTATGTCAAATTCAAGTTGCGCAATTCGTGAACTTGAAGGAATCGGCGCGTTTTCAGTAAATATTCTCTCCGCTGTCTTAGGAAGTCTTGGTAATATATTGGTTTGTTCGACAGTGTACTGGAGCCCGCGACTTCACAAGGCATGgtgttattttatttgcagTTTATCTCTCGCTGATCTGATGGTAAATCTTGTTGTTCAACCGATGGAAGCGGTTCTCACGCTCGCGCGCATGAAGGGGATTTGCAATCACGAGTTGCGAGATGCGTTTCGTTTGGCAGCCTACATAACGTGCGGCGCTTCGCTTATGAATCTGGCACTTATGAGCGTGGAGCGGTGTTTAGCTATTGTGTGGCCGCTAAGACAAAGGCAACTCCGACATCTCACTCGGAGAAGggttctttttttgttgattaTCATTTGGGGAGTTCCTTGCCTTCTTGGCACATCTGGTTTAATAGCTGGCAAAGGGACAAGGTTTTCTTCAATACTTGTTCTTATAGGACTGGCAGGTTGCTACGGAGTCATATTAACCAGCTATGGAATACTACTGCTAAAAACAAGAAAGCATTTCAAAGTGCACTTCGCGAGAACAGTAGTAGTAAAAGAGTTTCATAATAAGGGAAACAACAGTGCCTGTCAACTCAGCAACGGAAAAGTTAATGATGTATTCGATAGCAAGAGTCATCAGGATTGTAGTGCGCGTGCGACCGAAAAACGACGAGGATCTGCTAACACACGTGCTGCCAAGAAAAGGCGGGAATCTGAGCGACGTGCGGCCAAAACAGTTGCTGTGGTAATTGCTTTATTCACTCTAAGCTGGGCTCCATATGGGTATGTTCTTGTTACTGACCCAGAACAAAACATTAATACTTTCTACGTATGGGCAGTAACCATTGGATTAACAAATTCCTCTGTGAATCCTCTGGTGTACTTTTTCAGCAACAAAGCCTTCAGGAAGAATTCCAAACGACTTTTACGATCTATCATTTGCTGTTTCGGAGAATACTAAGATGTTTAATGGCCCCAGTTTATGAGAAGTGAAATGTACTAttcttcaacaacaacaacaacaaaaatcttCTATTTATTCAGTGAGAGAAAAATGCTAAATGAAGAAAGCTTCATCGCGTATTTAATTGATATGACtggcaaaatgataatttaAAGACCCGGATAAAAGATTGCTAAAAATTATGATTGCGTATTTTTTAAACGCTTTTACTAAGAGCCGATTAAATGAGGAATTCCAGCCCGGGTTCAGTTAAGTGTTTCACATTCAAGTTTCAGGGTTGTGCGCATGCGGGTTACGTTAATAATTCAGTCCGGGCTGAAATTTCAATggcacccaacgggaatatagttcaaaaccatttaaacatagcattgttaaacgtattttagtattttaacgctagatacaggcatatttttatcccgtaaaaatttttcatctgttcggattgcctagctgaaagtctagtgatccgaaaattataggaatcaaaacttaccttttggaaaatttcagccagaaaaaaggctcccgaaaattactggtgacctttttagggtaaaaatccgttaaaaatgggcaatgaTACcctttttagatgttcgaaaatcagGCTAGGAGAGGccggcaagcaagaaattttacaacaaatgttccgaaaattctagatctcaaatcttcTTCCGAACAGAAGAGGGTTTTCACCGTGTTTAAGCGGGCTGAAATTTCCAGCCTGGTCCGTGCTACGCGGCCCGAATATCTCTTTACATATTCTCTTATGCTATGTGcagaaaagttaataagctcCTTTAGAGCTAGACTGTCTAACTAAGTTTACAGTGGTATAATTTCTGTAACGTATTCGTTGTCCATCTTTCGGTTTTGTATGTTTAGATTACTATGATTTCGTTCGTCATAAGCTAGGTGTTTAATGATACATTGTATCACCTGATCAGGTTTATTTAAATAGAAGAAAGGTTGACCAGGAGAATCAATAGAAAGAAGAATATCTTGGGAAAAGtagaaaatgacaacaacaacaactgtaaCAGATGGCACAGTCAGCCTAGTCCCCAGGCGTTTTCGGCTTGGCCATTCCTGGACTCTAccatgagctgtgacgtcaccgagagatactcGCCGAGaacttcagggcggaaaaacgtaatgagcatgcgtagagtctcccagacttcgcgcggacaacggaGCAAGAGAGAACgactagggactaggctgggcTTCAGTATTGTTTATATTGGTGTGACAATTCTTTACTAGAAGTACTACCCTTTACGTGTCCGTATCCTTAAAGAAGACTCTACAGTAGCTGCTACATGCCTTATTGCTATACCACAACATTGT is a window from the Porites lutea chromosome 10, jaPorLute2.1, whole genome shotgun sequence genome containing:
- the LOC140951199 gene encoding alpha-1A adrenergic receptor-like, yielding MSNSSCAIRELEGIGAFSVNILSAVLGSLGNILVCSTVYWSPRLHKAWCYFICSLSLADLMVNLVVQPMEAVLTLARMKGICNHELRDAFRLAAYITCGASLMNLALMSVERCLAIVWPLRQRQLRHLTRRRVLFLLIIIWGVPCLLGTSGLIAGKGTRFSSILVLIGLAGCYGVILTSYGILLLKTRKHFKVHFARTVVVKEFHNKGNNSACQLSNGKVNDVFDSKSHQDCSARATEKRRGSANTRAAKKRRESERRAAKTVAVVIALFTLSWAPYGYVLVTDPEQNINTFYVWAVTIGLTNSSVNPLVYFFSNKAFRKNSKRLLRSIICCFGEY